From the Drosophila gunungcola strain Sukarami unplaced genomic scaffold, Dgunungcola_SK_2 000078F, whole genome shotgun sequence genome, the window GGGGCCTGACATGTCATAAACGTTTATAAACGTTCATGTGCGTAAATAAAATCgtaacaatattaaaactgATGCGTCGCGCTATATTAAATAGATGTCTGCAGGGCAGCCCCGCGGGTTGGAAAGCGCGAAAATGCGAAAATGGAAAGTGGAAAGTGGAGGGCATAACGcgctttaaaataatttatcgcGTACAATATTCACACACATGCTCAATACGTGAGCGAGTCCTCAAGTGCGTGACGCTCTCATTCGCTTCCAAATGCCAGTTTTTGGTGCCCTGGCCCACCGGGCGTATGGGTGATCTTTGGCCTGACTGCCGCCTTCCGTTCCAAACTCAAGAACACATTTGTAAGCAAGTCAGGCAATCGCTTGCCCAATTAAGTGCGATGAAGCACCGGCAGAACAACACAATAccacacaacacaacacaacacaacacaaaacaaaaacacaaccCCTGAGCGGGCACACACATAAATGTTATCACAATGGCTAATTCGACAAAGTCAAAACACTCAGATTCGTGCTGTTGGCGCGACGCCTAAAAGACTGAAAGCCTGAATGCCTGAATGCCCGAAATTCACAAAAACAGCCTGGACCCGCCTCCCTtctttgcagctcaattaaaAGAGACTGCCACACACTCCCCCGGAAGCAAATAAAAAGCTCCTTTAACTCGCGCACATccactttgatttaaaatcgTCCTTAAAGTAAGGCTGCTCAAGTGGTGGAACATAATCAGTTTCATGTCGGCCagataattattattttatacattgaCAAAAGAATATGTTGGCGATCAAAAGTCATTAACAGTGTTCGcgattaaaaaatcaatttaatattgtGAAAATTAGCGTTCTTCAACAAATCGAGATAGCGAATTCTTCAGAACAAGTGAAACCACATTTTTCACTTCCCTTAATGAAttcatcaaaaaaaataagaccaTGAATTCTTTAGTTTTAGAAATCAACATTTAACACTCCATTTGTGTTTGTTGAAATTAACAAAAGCCACAAGACTATaaattaacattatttaataatttataataagttatttaatgATATTAAAGTCTAATCAGTAGctcaaatagttttttttgacactcacacacacaggaAATGTTTTTTACTCGTGTGCTAATAACACAAGTGAGCTGTGTGTGTCAAAatcgtttcgtttatttttgatGCACCTGGCAATAATTTGAATCGACactgtaaattaattttttttacgaaGCCTggaattaaaatcaaattgtcattcatttattttgcctGAATGGCTTAAGAGGAGCGGTATCAACATATTAAACGCAACACCTGAGAACATCATCTTGCCCGCGCATTTTGCCTGTTTccgtttttttctgtttttattttactgcTTGGGGATGCACCCGTCGAGAAATCACAATGCAGCTCAGTAAAATTCGAACTGCAATCTGCGGACCCTTTCCAGACACTTTAAACATTTCTGGTTTCGAAagtattagtatttttttagccttttaaaatataaatattaaatgaataaaattactaaattTGTGAAATCAACTAAAAGTTCAAGTTCAAAGCTCGAGTTTCTTGACTTTCCATAGCTCCACTTAAAATTACATGttcatatttatttggttgtAAATAAAACTGGGCTGAAAATGTCcgaaaaataaagtattacATTTGAAATATTGCATGATAACCCTTGTTGGGTAGGTTTTGCTCTCACAGTTGTTAACCAAGATGCTTGGTTTATTCTATTATACGTTGAGCAAACAATCAAAAGCTAGATCAAATTCTTTTTCCGTGCAGGAGCTAAAGGAGAAATGACATTTTGAAGGGAGTGAAAGGAAGAGGCGCACATACTCTATACTGCGAGGCGTCGCCGTTTATCAAATGCTTTGGAATGTTGTGCGATGTTTTCACGAGCCCTGCGGTTGGGCTCTGCATTTATCCCTGTCCCCTTTCCCCGCCCACTTTCACCCCATCCCCCATTCCAGCCCACCCCTCGCTTTTGCGGCGGAGGAAAAAAGCGCAAATCAGCCACAATTGCCGCTGACAGACGCAAGCATCCTGCTTTGGCTTTTGTGTACGTCTTGTCACAGGACGAATGGCACTTTGTGGCTGCCTTCAACCCTTCCAAGTCCTCCTGTTtcacgtgtgtgtgtgtgtgcgcttGGCTTTGACATTATTTGTGCTGCAAGCTGACAGATTTTCGTTACGGCAgcattaaattgaattttgacaTTTCTTTGCATGCACGCCGAAATAGGCGGTAACCGCTTAGCACCTTCGAAAATCCCACCAGCGGTGCAGTGTGGGTTGGAAAACTTTTGGGGGGACAGCCAAAAATACCTCAGCATTAGAGAGCTCACAAAAGAATGACGGTCTGCTGAGAAATAACCTCAACAAGTCGCTAAAGTCAATTGTAAGCAATCATTCAGactaaaatgaaataaaaacaagaaaggattcaaacttcggcaagccgaagttcatataccctttcagctattgaaaacattaaatattcttgaaatcattaaaattatcatttacttgcgtatgtgtctaaaaacattgaagctatgatgatttgcagatcaattattcgatagtttctatggcagtTATACGATatcattttccgattttaataaaattctgaactgttttgttttaattttgattaaatttaaacgtaattctgaaatatttaaccatgactaaatgtcgaagaactaaaaaaaaatttaaaaaaacagacttataatttttttttatttattttttcgattgttcctatgggagctatatgctatagtcgtccgatccggctcgttccgacttatatacaacctgcaatagaaatacaacttttgggatgcagatagctttaaaactgagagactagtttgcgtacaaacggacggacagacggacatgggtagatcgactctcctaaaGATActgatcaggaatatatacactttatagggtcggaaatgtctccttcaatgcgttgcaaacttttaactgaaattataatatcctctcCAAGGGTATCAAAATACAAAGGAAAATGTCTACATTTCAGTATTTAACATGGGTGTAGAGGGGATTGTTTTTTGTAGTTTATGTTATTAACAACCATTTTGACTACCATTTcgtaatttatagtttttttttattttgttccttctcacaatttataaataaacgaCCTTTTCACATTCATAATTGATGCTTTGCTTTtcttacaaacaaaattctataaattacaaaattaaacttaaagtttCGAAAAAAGATGTCATACATATTGTtgccacaggaaaacatttcTGTGATCTGGGGAATTGAccattttgcaaatttaaatgtagccttaacaattaaatagttgttttttttcattccGTGTAGCCGTGTAGCTGTGAGGCGTGGCTCTGTTGCGCTTCTGATGATAAGTTTTGCGACGTTCAGTTTCGAAGCGCAACTGATAGCGAGCTGGTCGGCCAGCGGAAGAATAATATATTAGTAGTTCAAGTTCAATTCACTCTTGAGCAAGTAGCCAAAGAAAAGAACAAATGGCGAGCAAAGTCGGTGGGTAGATGGGAAACCACCGCATCAATAAATAGTTCTTACTAATATGGTTTCTTCCAGCGATCCTTCTTTTGGCACTGGGACATCTTGAGGTTGCCCAAAGCCTTGCGAAGCCGGAGCCCGGAGAATGTCTGGCGCCCACCTACATGACCCGCTTCAGCGCCAAGCTCTTCCAAGTTATGATGAAGTTGGAAGATCAGGACGGCAACGTTTCCCTCTCACCCTTCGCCGTGCACGCCATGCTGGCACTGATCTACAGGGCATCGGAGGGTGAAACACTCAGCGAAGTGCAGCGGGTCGGCGAGTTCAACCAGCACCCTGTTTTCGTGGCCCTGGACTTCGAGCGACTGATCAAGTTCAAGGAGCATCTCCAGAGTGCCAAGTTAAATTCTTACTCCAGAGTATTCTACAACCAGAAGCTGGGTAAAGTAAATTCCCGCTACGACGAGTTCTCCAAATTCTATTTTGACATCGACACAAAGCCTGTGCACATGGATGGCGGCGAGGACACGGCAAGATGGTTACCCTTCTGGATACAGAGCTCCGGCATTAGCTCCCACATGCAGGCGATACTCACGAACAATATGATATTCGAGGGTTTCCGAATTCCACCTCGCCAGCGGTGAAACtaaaaattttgcaataaTGCACAACCACGAAGTCTATGGGCTGGCCGATCTGCCCGAACTGGACGCCACCGCCTTGGAACTGCCCTTCAATGACAGTGCCACCAGCATGCTGATCCTGCTGCCCAATCAGCTCGGCGGACTGGCCAGCCTCGAGCAGCAGTTGGCCCAGCCTGAGTTCGATCTCAACCGGATCGCCAACCGCCTGCACCGCCAGTCGGTCACAGTGAGCCTGCCCAAGTTCAGTGCCGATTCCGATATTGACATGACCGATGCATTGAAGATGCTGGGACTCCGGCAGATGTTCACGGACAGCTCTAAGGTGACCAAATTGCTCGATCGGCCGGTGCGCGTGGACAAGATCCTACAAAGCTCATCCATTTTCGTGACGGAGCAGGGAACgttatatttgcattttttaggTAAGATTTCAGCTACTTTTTGGGCCTAAAAACAACTACAAGGCTATTAATTCTAGCTAATAAGCGGTCACTGCCTGCCAATTCCAAGGAGTTCGTCGCTAATCGGCCATTCGTCTTTGCCATCCGCACTCCCAACTCAGTGCTGGTGATGGGTCATATCAACAGTCCTTGAAGATATAAATAAGGATCCAAAATCGTGCAAAATGATGACCTAAAATGACTACACATATTGGTAatcaaattcttaaaaatgaaCTTGTTTGGTTAGCAACATCCAAATATTCgagtttattgttttattttctgggATTTTCGTTTAAGATTTTTCGTCGAAAATTGGCATAAGAAAGCTAATCACGACTTTCTTATCGAGGGACTCGGGCAACACGTTCATCGGGGGCTATCGCCAGAGTTTGtacttatttgaaattttgttgtattttaatatttgctcaTATGTATTTTTGTTATGCCGCTGCAGGGGGTATCATAAAATTGGTCGGTATTTAGCAACGCAATGAAATTCACCTTTCCGAccctaaatattcttgatcagcacgACAAGACGAGTTGATATAGCCAtatccgtccgtccgtctgtttctATAATGTTTGCGAGTCCAGTTTAAGAGCTAGAGATTTGAAACTTTCgcaattgtgtttttttcatgTATACGCAGATCATGTTGAACAAGAAAGGAttcaaacttcggcaagccgaagttcatataccctttcagctattgaaaacattaaatattcttgaaatcattaaaattatcatttacttgcgtatgtgtctaaaaacattgaagctatgatgatttgcagatcaattattcgatagtttctatggcagccatacgatatcgttttccgattttaatattactgTCAAGTTATTagtaagtcaaaaagaattaaaaaaaaaaaaaattttaaattagaggtaatttaaaccgtaattctaaaatatttaaccattactaaatgtcgaaaaactaaaaaaaaaaaatttaaaaaacagcaaagttataattttttttaattttttttccgattgttcctatgggagctatatgctatagtcgtccgatctggctcgttccgacttatataatacctgcaatagaaagacaacttttgggaaagtttcacacagatagcttaaaactgagagactagtttgcgtagaaacggacggacagacggacggacagactgacagacggacggacggacagtgatgctgatcaagaatatatatactttatagggtcggaaatgtctctaTCACTGCGCTGCAAACGTCTGACTGAAACTATAATACATTCTGCAAGGGTGTAAAAACTATAACTTTTTGTAAAAACCGAACCATATCTCATATCAACAGGAAAATATAGATACTTTTTAtgatttcaaacatttttttttataaaaaccgAATGACTATATAACAAAAAGTTTAACCTATTTAAACACTAAAATCTATTATATGGCAAACCCATTGAAGGAGTTaacatttcaaataaaatttaaattaatgtgtCGTACAGAAATTGAAACGTATTGATTATAGTCCCGTATGCAGATGTCCAAGGAGAAAGTCATTCCGGGATCCCATCAAGTCGTCCTGTTGCTGGACTGTTGCGTGGCCTCAcctcaaaaattaatttctcaCGTTTCACGTACAATTTGTATGGCCGGAAGCGTTTTCAATCCGTTTCGGCGTTGAGGGCGTCCACCGTCCAGCGTCCTGCTCCCGAAAAACAGCTCGCTAATGAAGGTTTCATATTGCTGCCGGATTTGGTCCTGGCTGTTGTGGCACGGCAATGAAGTAGCACACGAATCGCCGCACGTAGCAGCAGCTCAACTGGACTGCAGTCCAGACTCCGGAATCCCGACTCCGGACTCCCGACTCCGGGCTTCAGACTCCGGAACACTTGCACGGACACGCCAGGGGCAACGACAGCATAAGTTCTTTGGGGTCCATCAATGGGCTGTTTCGGAACCTTCTTCTCAGCAGCAACACTAGTTGCGTTCTGTGTGCTCTCACCTCATgcacattttcaaaatattttaaatcatgttATTACAAGCTTTGATTGACTGAAAGGTTTTccgttaaatatattaaattaaagcagGGATTGAAGCCAACAAATTGAAagaatgcatttaaaatagaaatttcTCAGTGGTAATTGTGTTGTATGTGCATCATTACACATTAATATCcgttttcaaacattttcgcAATGCGTTTCTTTTTCCTTTCCCAAATTTGTTTGTGCTGTTACAAATTGTTAAGAAAATCTTAAAAAGCATAacattaagaaaaaatttgtaCTCCTTCCTTAAACATGATAACTAAATCAAGCTaatgaaaagtgttttaagtgttttattttctaatacTAATTCTATTTGAATTGATTCTTAAGCTGGTTCCCAATTTACCTACTGAAATGatttgaaacaaattttcattatttattaagtcagaaataaatattaatttatgtattaCTTATATATGACAAACATTTCCTTTCCCAATTTCGATTGTTCTGCTACAATTGgttaagatatttattttcatgtcTTCAAAATCAagcttaagaaaataattgtgCTCCTTTCTTAAAACAAGACAAAAGTCGAAATGAAATCAAGTTAATAAAGAGGGCTAGGACACTTTGTAATTttcttcttaaatatattctaTAGTACTAATTGTATTGATTCATACGCTTTCCTTTATGCCTATCTtatatgtattaaattttcataaatttgtcaTAAAAAGCTTTATAAAATCGGCATTGTACAGAAAGTGATATACTTTTGGTTGGTGGTTATGTAGGTAATGTAGGAAAGGTTCAGTTAAGTAATGGATCAAAAAGGCCGCCTCCACCGAAGGAATCGTGCAGTTTCTAATCGACTCGACTCGAACTCGACTCGAACTCGAACCCTTCGGAGTGGGGGGCTCCCAGGCCCCCGAGCCCCCTTTTTTCGTCCGCCCCTgacacacgcacacattcGCTTCGCATTTGGAGCGTGTAAAGTGATTTTGTGCTGGTGCTGTTGTTTTTCCGATGCTGGTCCTGCTGCCCATCCGTTTGCTTTGGATTCGGTCGGTTATTATTAGCCTCCACTGGGCTTCGTGTTCTTGGGGATTCCCCAACTTACCGGAACTTACCCAACTGTTCCTCTCCTCACCTCTCCTCTCCATTCAATGCCATTCCATTCCGTTGGCGTGTGTGTTTGCCCAAATTGCACAGGATTATGGGTCTTAATTTTATGATTGCTTCTTTAATCAGCCTCCGTAACTGCACGCCAATTACGTCCTGCTCCGTGCTAATTGTTTCTGTTTCAGCTGCTATTTCTGTTGCCGATTCTGCTTCCATTTTAGTTCTTCCGGCCACCTTTTCCACCGCCCGCCGCCCACCGCCCTCCACCGAGCAGTGCCTGGTAATCGATGTGTGTTATTTGCGATTAGTCGAGCACCAAATGAGGTGGACGCGGCGGACGAACGAAGACCACACGTCACGTATTCCGCCTTCAATCGAAGCCAGAGACTTTTCCTTCACGGATTTGTGTTACTTTTGGTGGTAAGTGGGTAAAAACTTAAATCTATGCGGTCCCCGGTGAGttatattgtatattgtaAAGTCTTAAGTGAtaatcataattaaataaataaataatacatttgtaATTTACCTATGTACGATATGTGTgtatttgtttgaattttggtcgaaagtttgtaacgcagtgaagaagacttTTGCCACCCCCAtgaagtatatatgtatgttcttgatcagtatcaatTTATACCGATTGCTATGTTTTAGACATAGCATTCATCATTTTATATATGTTCGCAGCTCAAGTTGGAAGTAATACCtttgcagaggatattataatttgatcgaaaaaataaataaaacaaaattataacttcgctgtttttcaattatttttaatactctTCAAGATAAAGTATTGGTTTGATattcattataaaaaaaataattaaaattaatttcttttctttttagttttattaatatcggacggacatatagctccaatagaaacagttgaaaaaaaaaaaccttctCTGTTTTTCCATTGATTTACATATACTTCGATAtaaagtaatggtttattatttcagaattacggttttaattttattaatgatataatatagctgccaaaaattaattaataaatcaataatcatcatagctttacgGCCCTATAGGCATAAATATGGAAACATAGTTGTTTTCAagataattgaatttttgcaatatctgcaagggtacaaTAATGCTTCCATTCTtgtaattaattcattttgcCAATGTCGTGGGCAATCGTTGTCGGTGGCAGTGCTGCGGTTTCTTACAACTTGCAGAACTTGGATTTCACCGAACCCATGTTGATTAGCCACAACAAACTACAAGCAAGTGGTTAGTGCATACAACCAATGCGCCAGCTACCTTGCTTATTCAATACACAGTGGAGTGATATCAATCAAAATGGGGCTTTTGCAATATTCAGTCAGCTGTAAGCAAGATCTCAGCTAGCTAGACTTTCCAAATTTCTTGAAGGCTTATGAATACAGTGcttatttaatttcagaattaaTTTGGGCTGAACGACCATTTGTC encodes:
- the LOC128264758 gene encoding serpin B5-like, translating into MASKVAILLLALGHLEVAQSLAKPEPGECLAPTYMTRFSAKLFQVMMKLEDQDGNVSLSPFAVHAMLALIYRASEGETLSEVQRVGEFNQHPVFVALDFERLIKFKEHLQSAKLNSYSRVFYNQKLGKVNSRYDEFSKFYFDIDTKPVHMDGGEDTARWLPFWIQSSGISSHMQAGETKNFAIMHNHEVYGLADLPELDATALELPFNDSATSMLILLPNQLGGLASLEQQLAQPEFDLNRIANRLHRQSVTVSLPKFSADSDIDMTDALKMLGLRQMFTDSSKVTKLLDRPVRVDKILQSSSIFVTEQGTLYLHFLANKRSLPANSKEFVANRPFVFAIRTPNSVLVMGHINSP